A genomic stretch from Parus major isolate Abel chromosome 28, Parus_major1.1, whole genome shotgun sequence includes:
- the MYO9B gene encoding unconventional myosin-IXb isoform X9, with the protein MSLKDADSAVCQAKAAYNLHIYPQLSTESAPCCKVTATKDSTSSDVIKDVINILNLDVSKHYVLVEVKESGGEEWVLDINDSPVHRVLLWPRRAQDEHPQKDGYYFLLQERNTDGTIKYVQMQLLSEETDARRLVERGFLPWHQEDFDDLCNLPNLTETTLLENLKCRFLKHRIYTYAGSILIAINPFKFLPIYNPKYVKMYENHQLGKLEPHIFAIADVAYHTMLKKHVNQCIVISGESGSGKTQSTNFLIHCLTALSQKGYASGVERTILGAGPVLEAFGNAKTAHNNNSSRFGKFIQVNYLENGIVRGAVVEKYLLEKSRLVSQEKDERNYHVFYYLLLGVSEEERKEFHLKQPEDYFYLNQHNLKIEDGEDLRHEFERLKQAMEMVGFLSATKKQIFSVLSAILYLGNVTYKKKATGRDEGLDVGPPEVLDILSQLLKVKREILVEVLTKRKTVTANDKLILPYSLNEAITARDSMAKSLYSALFDWIVLRINHALLNKKDMEESVTCLSIGVLDIFGFEDFETNSFEQFCINYANEQLQYYFNQHIFKLEQEEYKSEGITWHNIDYTDNVACIHLISKKPTGLFYLLDEESNFPHATNQTLLAKFKQQHEENKFFVGTPVMEPAFIIRHFAGKVKYQIKDFREKNMDYMRPDIVALLRSSDSAFVRELIGMDPVAVFRWAVLRAAIRSMAVFAQAGRDRAQKTAGVIRQGPRVPLGELQRSNTPIEKVYRCSVLDFSFDCSEDFDINAFQDIISFCENKKDMHEQIIASIKGLPWQGDDPCELLRSLSQLQHRSHLLKSRGVKQKQIIPKNLLDSKSLKLIMSMTLHDRTTKSLLHLHKKKKPPSISAQFQTSLNKLLETLSRAEPFFIRCIRSNAEKKEMLFDESLVLQQLRYTGMLETVRIRRSGYSAKYTFQEFIDQFQVLLPKNAKASKEDICAYLNKLKLNENYYQIGKTKVFMKEAERQILQDTLHKEVIRKIILLQSWLRMVLERRRFLRMRQAAVVLQACWRSRCVRMALQRNNAAIEIQAAWRRHRQRKRFLQLRRRVCLLQALLRGHLQRKRYQKMILERKKAEEKQREMQEDEDKEDGMSKDEQSEPATDELPVKHKSETDQAVEDEDQAQNEQAENLSSSEKATLPQKHTMEGSEKVTNSREKRESRRQRGLEHNDLQNKHVLLSFEGPSVLCQEEQTVSEEALETAPELEKSTAQEDNVLQGSSEGEKSPSKEKTLSDIPPSSEIKESGSVPEQPPGSQAEDTAADRMKTQGKQNNQVKSSQSFTCPERPTDLALNVRNTLSATGSFQGPADCWADKNRRQRATKDLDSPTSAIQRYVDDPEKLKYKREKWKGKRQSDAGQNDVLSQSLDGRICVDKSPQDQLEKKGSSVSLSDLSTLAQTVAMNQQSPDPIEEEKGNKKYPVQKRPSDHFPTSDSAVPVQPASQQGDAKSAFKSPLRRLLGKKPDKKIAKESPDVIEEGDGLSLVSCVLFTDTGGAQKVSEGSSGQPGRPQAGKESSKAKKNRTIKISKISSVSQNWRASMVREIANANELKHLDEFLLNKINDLRSQKSGVECLFFEATEKFRGNIKTMYSAPNGQIHVGYKDLVENYQLLVTNLAKKREEKEVKLVLNLFLSLLDEFIRGYTKKEESEQPKQTKAQKKKRKQDRAIEEHNGHVFTSYQVSIRQSCEHCSSYIWPMEKACLCSVCKLTCHKKCMSKIQSSCTSCGKKSEQDTEPRHFGVCVSALTSERNSVPVVMEKLLEYVEMHGLYTEGIYRKSGSANRMKELKQLLQEDPNSVKLENYPIHTITGILKQWLRELPDPLMTSAQYNDFLRAVELPEKQEQLCAIYSVLEQLPQANHNTLERLIFHLVKVALIEDVNRMSPNALAIVFAPCLLRCPDTSDPLTSMKDVSKTTISSGCESPSPSSLHGWPCLCLQ; encoded by the exons ATGAGTTTAAAAGATGCTGACAGTGCAGTTTGCCAGGCAAAGGCAGCGTATAATCTTCATATTTACCCCCAACTCTCAACAGAAAGTGCTCCCTGCTGCAAAGTGACAGCAACCAAGGACAGCACGTCATCAGACGTCATCAAGGATGTGATTAATATCTTAAACTTGGATGTCTCCAAACATTATGTGCTCGTGGAGGTGAAAGAATCAGGTGGAGAAGAATGGGTACTTGACATCAACGATTCTCCTGTGCACAGGGTTTTGCTTTGGCCTCGCCGTGCTCAGGATGAGCACCCACAGAAGGATGGGTACTACTTCCTCCTGCAGGAAAGGAACACTGATGGCACCATCAAGTACGTGCAGATGCAGCTGCTCTCTGAGGAGACGGATGCTCGGCGCTTGGTGGAGAGGGGTTTTCTGCCCTGGCACCAGGAGGACTTTGATGACCTTTGCAATCTGCCCAACCTGACGGAGACAACGCTCCTGGAGAATCTCAAGTGCCGCTTCCTGAAGCACAGAATCTACACTTACGCGGGAAGTATCCTGATCGCAATTAACCCCTTCAAGTTCCTGCCCATTTATAACCCCAAGTATGTCAAGATGTATGAGAACCATCAGCTTGGGAAGTTGGAGCCTCATATTTTTGCCATTGCTGATGTGGCCTATCACACAATGCTTAAAAAACATGTTAATCAGTGCATCGTTATATCAGGTGAAAGTGGGTCTGGGAAAACCCAAAGCACAAACTTCTTAATTCACTGCCTCACGGCGCTGAGCCAGAAAGGGTACGCCAGTGGTGTGGAGAGAACCATTCTGGGAGCTGGACCAGTTCTGGAG GCATTTGGAAATGCAAAAACAGCACATAACAATAACTCCAGTCGTTTTGGGAAGTTCATTCAAGTCAACTATTTAGAGAATGGTATTGTCCGGGG GGCTGTGGTTGAAAAATACCTGCTTGAAAAATCTCGTCTGGTTTCtcaagaaaaagatgaaag GAACTACCAtgtcttttattatttgcttcTTGGAGTCAGTGAGGAAGAGCGTAAAGAATTTCACCTCAAGCAACCTGAAGATTATTTCTACCTCAACCAG CATAACTTGAAAATTGAAGATGGGGAAGATCTCCGACATGAATTTGAGAGATTAAAACAAGCCATGGAGATGGTTGGCTTCCTTTCAGCAACAAAGAAACA aaTCTTCTCAGTACTTTCAGCTATTCTGTATTTGGGCAATGTCACATACAAGAAGAAAGCCACAGGTCGGGATGAAGGGTTGGATGTGGGACCTCCTGAAGTTTTGGACATTCTTTCCCAGCTGTTGAAA GTTAAACGGGAAATCCTGGTAGAAGTgctaacaaaaagaaaaactgtgacTGCTAATGATAAGCTTATTTTGCCATATAGTCTCAATGAG GCAATAACAGCTCGTGATTCCATGGCAAAGTCCTTGTACAGTGCTCTGTTTGATTGGATTGTTCTGAGAATCAATCATGCACTCCTTAacaagaaggacatggaggAATCTGTTACA TGTCTGTCCATTGGTGTACTTGATATTTTTGGATTTGAAGACTTTGAAACCAACAGTTTTGAGCAGTTCTGTATAAATTATGCAAATGAGCAACTTCAGTATTATTTCAATCAGCACATTTTCAAATTGGAGCAG GAGGAATATAAGAGTGAAGGCATCACTTGGCACAATATTGACTATACTGATAATGTGGCCTGCATTCACTTAATCAGCAAGAAGCCAACTGGCCTCTTCTATCTTCTGGATGAAGAAAGCAA TTTTCCACATGCCACCAACCAAACTCTACTGGCAAAATTCAAACAGCAGCATGAGGAGAACAAATTTTTTGTTGGAACCCCAGTGATGGAGCCTGCTTTTATTATTCGCCACTTTGCTGGCAAAGTGAAATACCAGATCAAA gatttcagggagaaaaacatGGATTACATGAGACCAGACATCGTGGCTCTGCTGCGCAGCAGCGACAGCGCCTTCGTGCGGGAGCTGATCGGGATGGACCCGGTGGCCGTGTTCCGCTGGGCCGTGCTGCGCGCGGCCATCCGCTCCATGGCCGTGTTCGCCCAGGCAGGACGGGACAGGGCCCAGAAAACAGCAG GAGTCATACGTCAAGGACCCAGAGTTCCCCTTGGAGAGCTCCAGAGATCGAATACGCCAATAGAAAAAGTTTATCG CTGCTCAGTGCTCGATTTCTCATTTGATTGTTCTGAGGATTTCGATATAAATGCTTTTCAAGACATCATTTCTTTTTGTGAGAACAAGAA AGACATGCATGAACAAATCATCGCCAGTATTAAAGGACTGCCCTGGCAGGGTGATGATCCCTGTGAGCTGCTTCGGTCCCTCAGTCAGCTTCAACACCGCTCCCACCTCCT gaaaagtAGAGGTGTCAAGCAAAAGCAGATCATTCCCAAG AACTTGCTGGATTCCAAATCTCTGAAGCTCATCATGAGCATGACCCTGCACGACCGGACTACAAAGTCCCTTTTGCACTTGCACAAGAAGAAGAAACCCCCCAGCATAAGTGCCCAGTTCCAG ACTTCACTCAACAAGTTGCTGGAGacactgagcagggctgagccatTCTTCATCCGCTGCATCCGCTCCAATGCAGAGAAG AAGGAGATGCTCTTTGATGAGAGCTTGGTGCTGCAGCAGTTACGGTACACGGGCATGCTGGAAACTGTGCGGATCAGGAGGTCTGGCTACAGTGCCAAATACACATTCCAG GAATTCATTGACCAGTTTCAGGTGTTACTACCCAAAAATGCCAAAGCCTCCAAGGAAGACATTTGTGCTTATTTGAATAAACTCAAACTGAATGAAAACTACTATCAAATAGGGAAGACCAAG GTTTTTATGAAAGAGGCTGAAAGGCAGATACTACAGGATACACTACACAAAGAAGTGATCAGGAAAATCATCCTCCTTCAGAGCTGGCTCAGGATGGTTTTGGAAAGGAGACGCTTTCTCAGGATGCGGCAGGCAGCCGTTGTTCTACAG GCGTGCTGGCGCTCCCGCTGTGTCAGgatggctctgcagaggaacaACGCTGCCATCGAGATCCAGGCGGCCTGGAGGCGGCACCGGCAGCGGAAAcgcttcctgcagctcaggaggagAGTTTGTCTCCTGCAGGCCCTGCTCAGGGGGCACCTGCAGCGTAAGAG ATACCAGAAAATGATTCtagaaaggaagaaagctgaagaaaagcagagagaaatgcagGAAGATGAGGACAAAGAGGATGGTATGAGCAAGGATGAGCAGAGTGAACCAGCAACAGATGAACTGCCTGTGAAACACAAGTCAGAGACAGATCAAGCTGTTGAGGATGAAGATCAAGCTCAAAATGAACAAGCTGAAAACCTGAGCTCATCTGAGAAAGCCACGTTACCCCAGAAGCACACGATGGAGGGCTCAGAGAAAGTAACCAACAGCCGGGAGAAGCGGGAGTCCCGTCGGCAGAGGGGGCTGGAACACAATGACTTGCAGAACAAGCATGTGCTCCTCTCCTTTGAAGGACCATCCgtgctgtgccaggaggagcAAACTGTTTCTGAAGAGGCTCTGGAAACTGCTCCAGAGCTAGAGAAATCCACAGCACAAGAAGATAACGTCCTTCAGGGAAGCAGTGAGGGAGAGAAAAGtccaagcaaagaaaaaactctTTCAGACATTCCACCATCAAGTGAGATAAAAGAAAGTGGTTCTGTTCCTGAGCAACCACCTGGATCACAAGCAGAGGACACGGCAGCTGACAGAATGAAAACACAAGGGAAGCAAAATAACCAAGTAAAAAGCAGCCAAAGCTTTACATGCCCTGAAAGGCCAACAGATCTTGCACTGAATGTTCGTAACACACTGTCTGCTACTGGCAGCTTTCAGGGCCCTGCTGACTGCTGGGCAGATAAAAACAGGCGGCAGAGGGCAACTAAAGACCTGGACAGCCCCACTTCTGCAATCCAGAGATACGTGGATGACCCAGAGAAGCTCAAGTACAAGAGAGAGAAGTGGAAAGGAAAGAGACAGTCTGATGCTGGCCAGAATGATGTGCTGAGTCAGTCCTTGGATGGAAGGATATGTGTGGATAAGTCTCCTCAGGATCAGCTAGA GAAGAAGGGGAGTTCAGTTTCATTAAGTGACCTTTCAACTTTGGCCCAGACTGTTGCCATGAACCAG CAATCACCAGATCcaatagaagaagaaaaaggcaacaaGAAATATCCTGTGCAGAAGAGACCCAGTGACCACTTCCCTACCTCGGACTCAGCCGTTCCTGTGCAGCCAGCGAGTCAGCAAGGGGATGCCAA GTCTGCTTTCAAAAGCCCTTTGCGTAGACTTTTGGGAAAAAAGCCAGACAAGAAAATTGCAAAGGAGAGTCCTGATGTGATTGAGGAAGGAGATGGCCTCTCCCTTGTATCTTGTGTCCTCTTTACAGACACAGGAGGAGCCCAGAAAGTTTCAGAAG GTTCTTCAGGGCAGCCAGGCCGcccccaggctgggaaggagagcagcaaagcaaagaagaaCAGAACCATAAAGATCAGCAAGATTTCGAGCGTGTCCCAGAACTGGCGCGCGTCCATGGTCCGGGAGATTGCAAATGCCAATGAGCTGAAACACCTGGATGAGTTCCTCCTAAACAAG atcAATGACTTACGCTCCCAGAAGTCTGGTGttgaatgtttgttttttgaagcCACAGAGAAGTTCAGAGGAAACATCAAGACCATGTACTCTGCTCCT aaCGGACAAATCCATGTTGGCTATAAAGATCTGGTGGAAAATTACCAGCTCCTAGTTACAAACCTGgccaaaaaaagggaagagaaagaagtcaAGCTGGTTTTGAATCTCTTTCTATCCCTTCTGGATGAATTCATCAGAGGATATACAAAGAAGGAGGAATCTGAGCAGCCCAAG CAAACCAAAGCTCAGAAGAAGAAACGGAAACAAGATCGTGCA ATTGAAGAGCACAATGGCCACGTGTTCACAAGCTACCAAGTGAGCATCCGGCAGTCGTGTGAGCACTGCTCCTCCTACATCTGGCCCATGGAGAAGGCCTGTCTGTGCAGTG TCTGCAAGCTGACTTGTCACAAGAAGTGCATGTCCAAAATCCAGAGCAGCTGTACCTCCTGTGGGAAAAAG AGCGAGCAGGACACGGAGCCCCGGCACTTCGGGGTGTGTGTGAGCGCCCTGACCAGCGAGAGAAACTCGGTCCCTGTGGTcatggagaagctgctggagtaCGTGGAGATGCACGGGCTCTACACAGAAGGCATCTACAGGAAATCAGGATCAGCAAATCGGATGAAGGAGCTGAAGCAGTTGCTGCAAGAAG acCCAAACTCAGTGAAACTGGAGAATTACCCTATTCACACCATCACAGGGATCCTTAAGCAATGGCTGAGGGAATTGCCAGACCCACTGATGACCTCAGCACAGTACAATGATTTTCTCAGAGCTGTAG AACTGCCAGAGAAACAGGAGCAACTCTGTGCTATTTACAgtgtcctggagcagctcccacaaGCAAATCATAATACCTTGGAACGACTCATCTTCCATCTTGTCAA AGTGGCTTTGATAGAAGATGTGAACCGCATGTCCCCCAATGCCTTGGCCATCGTGTTTGCTCCGTGCCTCTTGCGCTGTCCTGATACCTCTGACCCCTTGACCAGCATGAAGGATGTTTCAAAAACAACCAT cagctctggctgtgagagcccctcaccatcctcactgcATGGCTGGCCTTGCCTCTGCCTCCAATGA